A section of the Alkalihalobacillus sp. LMS39 genome encodes:
- a CDS encoding AimR family lysis-lysogeny pheromone receptor — MSNLRNLLSEQLQENPSLYLKISEISNHTKEELNDFIYDKTIFLDFGKLLDIINVISPENSAEIIKQYIETIDVNHPTAQQVLEYVFINRFDYCYSFLNRMLEAMNEENRYFATVYKLHYKNLSQWFQYDLNEIASSPTLHAFKTIIELYSLYTHDHIPTALRKKDYVEYTINNFVQDEFIRKYYLVHYYRVLMIILLNQDEISECRRMANEILRLKDRVGYNFLKNAYHVLGMSYLFEDYDKGIHYLYKTRELYKIHPFSYDGDLHSSINLHQILWGEEPEDLRFNSEKNLDIHDIVHYYIMKNDYAKARQTLLKVNEDEIKERDNAFHFLYKGILEDNTDHFYKSIMLFKQIGDKLHCQLPINELKKRGLNPLLIDTLLIN; from the coding sequence TTGTCTAATTTACGTAACCTATTGTCCGAACAGCTTCAAGAAAACCCTTCTTTATATTTAAAAATATCGGAAATATCCAATCACACCAAAGAAGAACTAAACGACTTTATTTACGATAAAACTATATTTTTAGACTTTGGGAAATTACTAGACATTATTAATGTTATTTCCCCTGAAAATTCAGCTGAAATTATTAAGCAATATATCGAAACAATAGATGTAAACCACCCCACTGCTCAACAAGTACTGGAGTATGTTTTTATTAATCGGTTCGATTATTGTTATTCATTTTTAAATCGTATGCTTGAAGCTATGAATGAAGAAAATAGGTATTTTGCGACTGTTTACAAGCTCCACTATAAAAATCTAAGCCAATGGTTTCAATATGATTTAAACGAAATTGCTAGTTCACCAACACTTCATGCTTTTAAAACGATTATTGAGTTGTATTCATTATATACACATGACCATATCCCAACAGCCCTTAGAAAAAAAGATTATGTTGAATATACGATTAACAACTTTGTTCAAGATGAATTTATTCGAAAGTATTATCTAGTTCATTATTATCGAGTACTCATGATTATATTATTAAACCAAGATGAAATTAGCGAATGTCGGAGAATGGCGAATGAAATATTGCGTTTAAAAGACCGAGTCGGTTACAACTTCTTAAAAAATGCATATCATGTACTAGGCATGTCCTACTTATTTGAGGACTATGATAAAGGGATTCACTATTTATATAAAACAAGAGAATTGTATAAAATTCATCCATTTTCTTATGATGGAGATCTCCATAGCTCGATTAACCTTCATCAGATATTATGGGGAGAAGAACCTGAAGATTTACGATTTAATAGTGAAAAAAATTTAGATATCCACGATATCGTACACTACTATATTATGAAAAATGATTATGCAAAAGCCCGACAAACACTGTTAAAAGTTAATGAAGATGAAATTAAGGAAAGAGATAATGCTTTCCACTTTTTATATAAAGGAATTCTTGAAGATAACACAGACCATTTCTATAAATCTATCATGCTTTTTAAACAAATTGGTGATAAACTGCACTGTCAATTGCCAATTAACGAACTTAAGAAAAGAGGATTGAACCCTCTATTAATTGATACACTTTTAATAAATTAA
- a CDS encoding AimR family lysis-lysogeny pheromone receptor: MSKLRMLLFQLVQDNESIYERIMKTTSLPKSVINTFIVDHSVYLDFGKILMIIDDLFHENADSLLEDYIINLDVNHQTAQQVLEFCFMNFTPCRYDFLYNMCEATNNDNKAFAQIYQNHYDNLDKKINPFNITNGNYNTPTLHAFKILMEAYSQYNMDMIPTLITKKDFLEYTINEFVSDPFIRDYYLVRFYRILMLIMLDQNEVKECRRMANQILNLSLTLSAAFKIQAIHAIGMSYLFENYELGLDYLYKAKKLYKSSSISTDGDIHSSINLHQIYWGKEPEDLKFYSQKTSDVLDVAFYRMMKKDVYEAKKTMKQVNENTLSQRDSAFYFYIKGILDDDTNYLYKSIMQFKQIGDKFYVQLPIKVLEKKGFNPLLIETILIS; encoded by the coding sequence ATGTCAAAACTTCGAATGCTATTGTTCCAACTTGTCCAAGACAATGAATCCATTTATGAAAGAATAATGAAAACTACAAGTCTTCCTAAAAGTGTAATTAACACCTTTATAGTAGACCATTCGGTTTATCTAGATTTCGGAAAGATTCTAATGATTATTGATGACCTATTTCACGAAAATGCTGACTCATTACTTGAAGATTACATTATAAATTTAGATGTAAATCACCAAACTGCCCAGCAAGTATTAGAATTTTGTTTTATGAATTTCACACCCTGTCGGTATGACTTTTTATATAACATGTGTGAAGCTACTAACAATGACAATAAGGCGTTTGCTCAAATTTATCAAAATCACTATGATAACCTTGATAAAAAAATTAATCCCTTTAACATAACAAATGGCAATTATAATACACCTACACTCCATGCTTTTAAAATACTGATGGAAGCCTATTCACAATATAACATGGATATGATCCCTACACTGATTACAAAAAAAGACTTCTTGGAATATACAATTAACGAGTTTGTCTCGGATCCGTTTATACGAGATTATTATTTAGTACGATTTTATCGCATCCTTATGTTAATTATGCTTGATCAAAACGAGGTAAAAGAGTGTCGAAGAATGGCCAATCAAATCTTAAATCTATCATTAACACTCAGTGCAGCTTTTAAAATCCAAGCCATACATGCCATAGGAATGTCGTATTTATTCGAAAACTATGAATTAGGATTAGACTATTTATATAAGGCAAAAAAGCTTTATAAAAGTTCATCCATTAGCACAGATGGAGATATTCACAGTTCCATTAATCTTCATCAGATATATTGGGGAAAAGAGCCAGAAGACTTAAAATTCTATAGTCAAAAAACCTCAGATGTTCTTGATGTTGCTTTCTATCGTATGATGAAAAAAGATGTTTACGAAGCTAAAAAAACAATGAAACAGGTGAATGAAAATACACTATCTCAAAGGGATTCTGCATTTTATTTCTATATAAAAGGGATATTAGACGATGATACGAATTATCTTTATAAGTCGATTATGCAATTCAAACAAATAGGAGATAAATTTTACGTCCAATTACCTATAAAAGTTCTCGAAAAAAAAGGATTTAATCCTCTATTAATCGAAACTATTTTAATAAGCTAA
- the istB gene encoding IS21-like element helper ATPase IstB, translating into MQEKIQEYAKRLKLSWIRENFHKLDPKDPQDYLLTLFEKEIEQREERKINLLLKAATLPNASGKPFNWQDIQLGQGLSQQYLLDGEFIDTKENMVFYGGVGAGKTYLSTLIGINAIHKYGKRVKFYTIASLANELLDANEKGTLTKLFKRIEKLDLLILDELGYIPLHKQGAELLFQVISLCYEKRSIIITTNLQFGQWNHVFGDPILTEAVVDRLIHHSHLVLFGGDSNRMKESLALREL; encoded by the coding sequence ATGCAAGAAAAGATTCAGGAATATGCCAAACGTTTAAAGCTCAGTTGGATACGAGAAAATTTTCACAAACTAGATCCGAAGGATCCTCAAGACTATTTATTAACTCTATTTGAGAAAGAAATAGAACAACGTGAGGAAAGGAAGATTAATCTTTTACTAAAGGCGGCAACGTTGCCAAACGCATCTGGCAAACCTTTCAATTGGCAAGATATCCAGTTAGGACAAGGGTTGAGCCAACAGTACCTTTTAGATGGCGAGTTTATTGATACAAAGGAGAATATGGTTTTTTACGGTGGCGTTGGTGCCGGGAAAACATATCTATCCACACTCATTGGAATCAATGCCATACATAAGTATGGCAAGCGAGTGAAGTTCTATACCATTGCCTCACTTGCAAATGAACTACTGGATGCCAATGAAAAAGGGACACTAACTAAATTGTTTAAGAGGATTGAGAAGCTAGACTTATTGATACTCGATGAACTCGGATATATACCTTTACATAAGCAGGGAGCTGAGCTGCTTTTCCAAGTAATCTCACTGTGTTATGAGAAAAGAAGTATTATTATCACCACAAACCTTCAATTTGGACAGTGGAATCATGTATTTGGCGATCCTATCCTAACCGAAGCGGTAGTAGACCGCTTAATCCATCACTCCCACTTAGTATTATTTGGGGGTGATAGTAACCGAATGAAGGAGTCACTAGCATTAAGAGAGTTGTAA
- the istA gene encoding IS21 family transposase, with product MLEVTEINYIRQEVNTKGYSYSDVARRTNKDVRTVKKYADLEEFQPETKRVKPQPAPVMDPVKDIIDQWLKEDMKKKKKYRRTAKRIWQMLVDDVDINFKGSDRTVRAYVSKRKKELLDESEGAAIPLEARPGDAQVDFGEAPFKRNGKVIDLPYLVLSFPYSNAFLVQVFESQNQDCFLEGLKRFFTHLEGVPKRIRFDNLSPAVKKILPQGKRELTEGFERFALHYGFQYEFCNPGAGNEKGHVEAMVKYVRNNFFLPERPVYQIEKLNKELWLEVENDRFRSHYEKKNEIARLFEEDREALLYLPAKEYSGMRIETLKADKYGYVLVDSKRYSTSPRYANQRVLVGVTYNRIDILADNYEVIVSHERLYGEETKSMIWQPYLSLMAKRPTALKYTTFYSQLPEAWQKYLDECTVEEKKKALLLLSTILKSNRLEIATEALEIASESCHPSSETIKQVFHQLVHGRGHRPTLKLKSSVPAMPLAERGMNQYDAFFTLKRRQG from the coding sequence ATGTTAGAAGTGACCGAAATTAATTATATCAGACAAGAAGTAAACACGAAAGGTTATTCCTATTCGGATGTTGCTAGAAGAACGAATAAGGATGTTAGAACAGTTAAGAAGTATGCCGACCTAGAGGAATTTCAACCGGAAACGAAGAGGGTAAAGCCACAACCGGCACCAGTAATGGACCCCGTTAAGGATATCATCGATCAATGGTTGAAAGAAGATATGAAGAAGAAAAAGAAATACCGAAGGACTGCCAAACGTATATGGCAAATGCTTGTAGACGATGTAGACATAAATTTTAAAGGCTCCGACCGAACTGTAAGGGCGTATGTGTCTAAACGTAAAAAGGAATTATTAGACGAAAGCGAAGGTGCTGCGATTCCGTTAGAGGCAAGACCTGGTGATGCTCAAGTAGACTTTGGGGAGGCGCCGTTTAAAAGGAATGGTAAGGTGATTGACCTTCCGTATCTCGTTCTTTCCTTTCCGTACAGTAATGCATTCTTAGTTCAAGTTTTTGAATCTCAAAATCAGGATTGTTTCCTAGAAGGACTAAAACGATTCTTTACCCACTTAGAAGGTGTACCAAAGAGAATACGTTTTGATAACTTATCTCCAGCAGTTAAAAAAATCCTTCCTCAAGGTAAGCGAGAACTAACAGAAGGCTTTGAAAGGTTCGCCTTACATTACGGTTTTCAGTACGAGTTTTGTAATCCTGGCGCTGGAAATGAAAAAGGTCATGTAGAGGCAATGGTTAAGTATGTACGAAATAACTTCTTTTTACCAGAACGACCTGTTTATCAAATTGAAAAGTTAAACAAAGAATTATGGCTTGAAGTAGAGAATGATAGATTTCGTTCACACTACGAAAAGAAGAATGAGATTGCTAGATTGTTTGAGGAAGATAGGGAAGCATTACTCTACCTACCAGCTAAAGAATACTCAGGAATGCGTATTGAGACTTTGAAGGCGGATAAGTATGGTTATGTACTTGTAGATTCGAAAAGGTATTCCACTTCCCCGCGTTATGCAAATCAACGAGTATTAGTGGGTGTTACCTACAACCGCATTGATATCCTTGCGGATAATTATGAAGTAATCGTAAGTCATGAACGGCTATATGGAGAAGAAACTAAATCAATGATTTGGCAACCTTATCTATCTCTCATGGCCAAGAGACCAACAGCTTTAAAGTACACGACATTTTATAGTCAGCTTCCAGAAGCATGGCAAAAATATTTGGATGAATGTACGGTTGAAGAAAAGAAAAAAGCATTACTTTTATTATCGACAATATTAAAAAGTAACCGTTTAGAAATAGCTACAGAGGCTTTAGAGATCGCTTCTGAGAGTTGTCACCCATCTTCAGAAACTATCAAGCAAGTCTTTCATCAACTGGTTCATGGCCGTGGTCATAGACCAACTCTTAAGCTGAAAAGTAGTGTTCCGGCAATGCCATTAGCGGAACGCGGAATGAACCAATATGATGCCTTCTTTACCTTGAAAAGGAGGCAGGGATGA
- a CDS encoding AimR family lysis-lysogeny pheromone receptor, translated as MLYQNNVTECRRMANQVIDIKVRKSLKHKATMLQTIGMSYLFEDYEQGISHLYKAKKLYDEIADGKNGEIHSSINLHQIHWGKEPEDLKFDSEEPYDKHDIIYYLVKNKKVNEAKQLIESIDETRLSDRDLAFHFFSKGLVDRNLDFMYKSILQFKKIGNLFYIRLPLDELRKQGVNDLLLKTILT; from the coding sequence ATGCTTTACCAAAACAATGTAACTGAATGTCGAAGAATGGCTAACCAAGTAATCGATATAAAAGTTAGGAAAAGTTTAAAACATAAAGCTACAATGCTCCAAACGATAGGTATGTCTTATCTTTTTGAAGATTACGAACAAGGAATATCTCACTTATATAAAGCTAAAAAGTTATACGACGAAATTGCTGATGGAAAGAACGGCGAAATTCATAGTTCGATAAATTTACACCAAATTCATTGGGGAAAAGAGCCAGAAGATTTGAAGTTTGATAGTGAAGAGCCTTATGATAAACATGATATTATTTATTATTTAGTCAAAAATAAAAAAGTTAATGAAGCTAAACAACTAATCGAGAGCATTGATGAAACGAGACTTTCAGACCGTGATCTTGCCTTCCATTTTTTTAGTAAAGGTTTAGTCGACCGAAATCTTGATTTTATGTACAAATCTATTCTCCAGTTTAAAAAAATCGGTAATTTGTTTTATATACGTCTTCCATTGGATGAATTAAGAAAACAAGGAGTAAATGATTTATTACTCAAAACTATTTTAACTTAA
- the raiA gene encoding ribosome-associated translation inhibitor RaiA: MNFNIRGENLEVTPALRSYVEKKVAKLEKYFEAGTISDVHVSMQVFNNQQIIEITIPMSQLLLRAEETHTDMYAAIDLVVEKLERQIRKHKTKVNRKFRQSGGVKYMFRNDFPQEPQEDDDDIEIVRTKRFTLKPMDTEEAVLQMDMLGHNFFVFSNAINGETNVVYKRKDGRYGLIEPE, translated from the coding sequence ATGAACTTTAACATTCGTGGTGAAAACTTAGAAGTAACTCCTGCATTGCGCAGCTATGTGGAAAAGAAGGTAGCCAAGTTAGAAAAGTATTTTGAAGCAGGTACCATTTCAGATGTTCATGTAAGCATGCAAGTCTTTAACAACCAACAAATTATTGAGATTACTATTCCGATGTCACAATTGCTATTACGTGCAGAGGAAACGCATACAGATATGTATGCTGCGATTGATTTAGTGGTTGAAAAACTAGAACGACAAATCCGTAAGCACAAAACAAAGGTTAATCGAAAGTTCCGTCAATCAGGCGGCGTTAAATATATGTTCCGGAATGACTTTCCACAAGAACCACAGGAAGACGACGATGATATTGAAATCGTGCGGACAAAGCGCTTCACATTAAAGCCAATGGATACAGAAGAAGCGGTTCTTCAAATGGACATGTTAGGCCATAATTTCTTCGTATTCTCAAATGCGATAAACGGTGAAACAAATGTCGTGTACAAACGAAAAGATGGACGTTACGGGCTAATTGAGCCGGAGTGA
- a CDS encoding M14 family zinc carboxypeptidase, whose protein sequence is MKRIVALFLSIALVYPHSILAQNLEQQSEAVEALPEEIVEDIIEEEEELITEEIPTEEPAPVAPSQAEVPPAEVEEVLSIEEWLAFAAAQTTATKRLLEFSKGYLHYADGRFVTGINENARTLLNSARSQHNKGNFDVAIGRYQTILDSPALDENISKEATIRLKYANQQIIPTAKNVNDYAAKQNTSLKRLTHFQEGLFLYPKDKRFETGINKSAKALLSTARKQHIDGKYTTAVSRFETILLSESVLHPHVLFEAQYRLQFAKNKKQIPTANKLVEDAKKQSSSSKRLEHYSNGHILYPKDKRFRTGINESARSLLSWAAKQHQQGKYKTARDRYEKILSSPVLAKRIQQETEARLSYASKNRKVPSANSLNNTAKKQTNSTKRLEHYQIAYLLYPKDERFKTGINKNAQTLLTWASKQHQQGKYKTANNRYELILDSPVLSAKIKRETEARLVYAKAKKKVPTANALNNAAKKLSSNSAKLDKFVEAHILYPNDKRFKDGIEKSARSLLNWSIARHKAGEFDRAIKQYDKIINTLFVPKSIKDQARTNKALAEKGTRIADVKKIVNAKVQNYTYTQMEKDMKQLESMYPEIIQTKIIGTSVDGRNIYAIKLGRGKTEVLINGSNHAREHMTTNVIMKQIDEYAFAYTKGNQFGGFNVKQVLDRTSIWYVPMVNPDGVTLVQQGPNALRSNKLAQQAIQINKGSRNFAPWKANVRGVDLNRQFPHYWTTITNNPGKPSPSMYKGTKPLTEPEAITMRDFVENNKHLKTVIDYHSSGEVIFVRNPTQLTTTLSRKTGYSIIDVTKSTSGGGFASWFNVYHKKPGITLEISPYVGDRPVPVGNWDRVWRQNDSVGLIVANEAYQNRNKR, encoded by the coding sequence ATGAAACGTATTGTAGCTTTGTTCCTTTCTATTGCATTAGTTTACCCGCATTCTATACTTGCGCAAAACTTGGAACAACAAAGTGAAGCAGTTGAAGCCCTTCCTGAAGAAATAGTGGAAGACATCATCGAAGAAGAAGAAGAGCTTATAACAGAGGAAATTCCTACAGAAGAACCTGCTCCAGTTGCTCCATCTCAAGCAGAAGTACCACCTGCTGAAGTGGAAGAAGTTCTTTCCATTGAAGAATGGTTAGCTTTTGCGGCAGCACAAACAACGGCCACGAAACGACTTTTAGAATTTAGCAAAGGTTATCTTCATTATGCAGATGGTCGATTTGTTACTGGGATTAATGAAAATGCCCGAACTCTATTAAACTCTGCTAGAAGTCAACATAATAAAGGGAATTTTGATGTTGCAATTGGGCGTTATCAAACAATTCTTGATTCACCTGCTTTAGATGAAAACATAAGTAAAGAAGCTACGATTCGATTAAAATATGCAAATCAACAAATCATTCCGACAGCGAAGAATGTTAATGATTATGCTGCAAAGCAAAACACATCATTAAAACGTTTGACTCATTTCCAAGAAGGATTGTTTTTATATCCAAAAGACAAACGATTTGAAACAGGTATAAACAAAAGTGCAAAAGCATTACTTTCTACTGCTAGAAAACAGCATATTGATGGAAAGTATACTACTGCTGTCAGTCGATTTGAGACAATTTTACTAAGTGAATCTGTCTTACATCCTCATGTTTTATTTGAAGCACAATATCGTTTACAGTTTGCAAAAAATAAAAAGCAAATTCCAACGGCCAATAAACTCGTTGAGGATGCGAAAAAACAGAGTTCATCATCAAAACGATTAGAGCACTATTCTAACGGCCATATTCTTTATCCGAAAGATAAACGATTTAGAACTGGGATTAATGAAAGTGCCCGTTCATTATTATCGTGGGCAGCCAAACAACATCAACAAGGCAAATATAAAACAGCACGCGATCGCTATGAAAAAATCTTAAGTTCACCTGTGTTAGCGAAACGAATTCAGCAAGAAACAGAAGCTCGCTTAAGCTATGCTAGTAAAAATCGAAAAGTGCCATCGGCCAATTCTTTAAATAATACAGCAAAGAAACAAACAAACTCGACGAAAAGATTAGAGCATTATCAAATTGCTTATCTTTTATATCCGAAAGACGAGCGTTTTAAAACAGGCATTAATAAAAATGCTCAAACATTATTAACATGGGCAAGCAAACAACATCAGCAAGGGAAATATAAAACGGCTAATAACCGTTATGAGCTAATTCTAGATTCACCTGTACTAAGCGCAAAAATCAAACGAGAAACAGAGGCGCGCCTTGTTTACGCAAAAGCGAAAAAGAAAGTGCCTACAGCGAATGCATTAAACAATGCGGCGAAAAAGCTGTCATCAAATTCAGCAAAACTAGATAAATTCGTGGAAGCTCATATTTTATATCCAAATGATAAACGTTTCAAAGATGGCATTGAAAAAAGTGCGCGTAGTTTATTAAATTGGTCCATCGCTAGGCATAAAGCTGGTGAGTTTGACCGCGCCATTAAACAATACGATAAAATCATTAATACTCTTTTTGTTCCAAAATCAATTAAAGACCAAGCTCGCACAAATAAAGCATTAGCAGAAAAAGGAACTCGAATTGCTGATGTGAAAAAAATTGTTAATGCCAAAGTCCAAAATTACACGTACACTCAAATGGAAAAAGATATGAAACAACTAGAATCGATGTATCCTGAAATTATTCAAACTAAAATCATCGGGACGTCTGTTGATGGTCGTAATATTTATGCGATTAAGTTAGGACGCGGGAAAACAGAAGTATTAATTAACGGTTCCAACCATGCTCGTGAACATATGACAACCAATGTCATAATGAAACAAATTGATGAATACGCCTTTGCCTATACAAAGGGAAATCAATTTGGTGGATTTAATGTAAAACAAGTGCTAGACCGTACGAGCATCTGGTATGTGCCAATGGTGAACCCTGATGGCGTCACATTAGTTCAACAAGGACCGAATGCTCTTAGAAGCAATAAGCTAGCCCAACAAGCTATCCAAATTAACAAAGGAAGCCGAAACTTTGCTCCTTGGAAAGCGAATGTACGTGGCGTTGATTTAAACCGTCAATTCCCGCATTACTGGACAACAATTACGAATAATCCTGGAAAGCCTAGTCCAAGTATGTACAAAGGAACAAAACCATTGACTGAGCCAGAAGCGATTACGATGCGTGATTTTGTTGAAAACAATAAACATTTAAAAACCGTCATCGATTACCATTCTTCTGGAGAAGTGATTTTCGTGCGAAATCCTACCCAGTTAACAACTACGCTTTCGCGTAAAACAGGGTATTCGATTATCGATGTTACAAAGAGTACAAGTGGTGGTGGATTTGCAAGCTGGTTTAATGTTTATCACAAAAAGCCAGGGATTACACTTGAAATCTCTCCGTATGTTGGAGACCGACCAGTTCCTGTTGGAAACTGGGACCGTGTGTGGAGACAAAATGATTCTGTCGGATTAATTGTCGCCAACGAAGCCTACCAAAATCGGAATAAACGATAA
- a CDS encoding cold shock domain-containing protein, whose translation MQGKVKWFNAEKGFGFIEREDGDDVFVHYSAIESEGFKTLDEGQVVEFEIVEGARGPQAANVTKL comes from the coding sequence ATGCAAGGAAAAGTTAAATGGTTTAACGCTGAAAAAGGTTTCGGATTCATCGAACGTGAAGACGGTGACGATGTATTCGTACATTACTCTGCAATCGAATCTGAAGGATTCAAAACACTTGACGAAGGACAAGTTGTAGAGTTCGAAATCGTTGAAGGTGCACGTGGCCCTCAAGCTGCGAACGTGACTAAGCTTTAA
- a CDS encoding DUF6612 family protein: MLKKLKLLFASLAIVALAACNQTPADSEVEDNNADVTEGVEENADTDKAEETSEGSLNADEILTKSLEAMNDVESFSMVMDSVQEMNIPGEGTMETKMKMESDIGHDPTRLFQKLSMEVPGESFGAMETETYFTEQGMYIKDATVDQWIKYPDTYTEDMLSFAQLQSDNTQQLEMLKQFSEDITVSEDDTHYVLKIKGEGDSLKEMAVEMLAMLGDGMTGDMTEIFDLMEISVFDYELFIDKETYYQTRFTSTVEMSLTFEGETMVTKQTMDSTISNFNNVGEITIPEEVINTAEEFDLGDFGNLEDFDLEDLEDLEDLEIEEDE, translated from the coding sequence ATGTTGAAAAAACTAAAATTACTTTTCGCAAGCCTTGCTATCGTTGCATTAGCAGCTTGTAACCAGACACCTGCAGATAGTGAAGTGGAAGACAATAACGCCGATGTTACTGAAGGTGTTGAAGAAAATGCAGACACTGACAAAGCCGAAGAAACATCAGAAGGTAGCTTAAATGCGGATGAAATATTAACAAAGTCATTAGAAGCAATGAATGACGTTGAAAGCTTCTCAATGGTCATGGATAGTGTTCAAGAAATGAATATTCCTGGTGAAGGTACAATGGAAACAAAAATGAAGATGGAAAGTGACATCGGACATGATCCAACAAGACTATTCCAAAAGCTTTCTATGGAAGTGCCTGGTGAATCATTCGGCGCGATGGAAACAGAAACATATTTCACTGAACAAGGTATGTATATTAAAGATGCTACAGTTGACCAGTGGATTAAATATCCTGACACATACACAGAAGACATGCTAAGCTTTGCACAACTTCAATCTGACAATACACAACAGCTTGAAATGTTAAAACAATTTTCAGAAGACATTACAGTATCTGAAGATGACACACATTATGTTTTAAAGATTAAAGGTGAAGGCGATAGCCTTAAAGAAATGGCAGTTGAAATGCTAGCGATGCTTGGCGATGGTATGACAGGTGACATGACTGAAATCTTTGACTTAATGGAGATTAGTGTGTTTGATTATGAACTTTTCATTGATAAAGAAACGTATTATCAAACTAGGTTTACATCCACGGTTGAAATGAGCTTAACGTTTGAAGGCGAAACAATGGTAACTAAACAAACTATGGACAGCACAATTTCTAACTTTAACAATGTTGGAGAAATTACAATTCCAGAAGAAGTTATCAACACAGCAGAAGAATTCGACCTTGGTGACTTTGGTAATCTAGAAGACTTCGATTTAGAAGACCTTGAAGACCTTGAAGACCTTGAAATCGAAGAAGACGAGTAA
- a CDS encoding flagellar protein, which translates to MSTVKELYLTSKQLFDHLTSEMPEDEEKRDQFIQTVNEMIEKRDVVIANYSKSPDELTVEEKKLASEIVKVNAKIQELMQEKKEIIGLDISKLKQKQQQGKKYDNPYDGPTVDGVFFDKRGI; encoded by the coding sequence GTGTCTACGGTTAAAGAACTTTATCTTACGAGCAAACAACTTTTTGATCATTTGACAAGCGAGATGCCAGAAGATGAAGAAAAGCGTGACCAATTCATTCAAACGGTTAATGAAATGATAGAGAAAAGAGACGTGGTCATTGCGAATTACTCTAAGTCTCCAGATGAATTGACTGTTGAGGAAAAAAAACTTGCTAGTGAAATTGTAAAGGTAAATGCTAAAATCCAAGAATTGATGCAAGAGAAAAAAGAAATCATTGGATTAGATATTTCAAAATTAAAACAAAAACAACAACAAGGAAAAAAATACGACAACCCATACGATGGCCCTACCGTTGACGGAGTTTTCTTCGATAAGCGGGGGATTTAA
- the fliS gene encoding flagellar export chaperone FliS translates to MAISNLQAAAYKQNTLNTASPGELTLMLYNGCLKFIKLSKTAMEKNDIEMRNVNINKAQDIIRELMVTLETTTDLGKNMMRMYDFILSRLVDANIKNDMKALDDAEQFVTDFRDTWKQVVQLDRQKRHGAGGQA, encoded by the coding sequence TTGGCGATTTCAAATCTTCAAGCAGCAGCATACAAACAAAACACATTAAATACAGCTTCTCCAGGTGAACTTACGTTAATGTTATATAACGGTTGTTTGAAATTTATTAAATTAAGCAAAACAGCGATGGAAAAAAATGATATTGAAATGAGAAATGTCAACATCAATAAAGCACAAGATATCATTCGTGAGCTTATGGTTACGCTTGAAACAACAACAGACCTTGGCAAAAATATGATGAGAATGTACGACTTTATTTTAAGCCGTCTAGTTGATGCCAATATTAAGAATGATATGAAAGCTCTTGATGATGCAGAACAGTTTGTTACTGATTTTCGTGATACGTGGAAACAAGTTGTCCAATTAGATCGTCAAAAGCGTCACGGAGCTGGAGGACAAGCATAG